The Leptolyngbya sp. CCY15150 genome window below encodes:
- a CDS encoding cation-transporting P-type ATPase encodes MAKQSAQARLPQHQQTWHDLSLPTIVDHLKLDVNVGLTSQEAEKRLEQYGPNELKAKSGKHPILLFLLQFNQPLLYILLIAGLIKAFLGQWVNAGVIWGVTVINAIIGFVQESKAESAIAALASAVETDAMIRRDGQSIQVSSKDLVPGDLVLLTSGDKVPADLRLVRCRNLQVNESALTGESVAVEKQAGESVSPLAEDTPLAERLNMAYAGSFVTFGQGEGIVVATGSNTETGRISKLMEEYTSLMTPLTRKFDRFSKTLLYAILAVAVFTFVVGLGYGNSPIQMFEAAIALAVSAIPEGLPAVVTITLAIGVSRMARRNAIVRKLPAVETLGSATVICSDKTGTLTENQMTVQMVFAGGHHYYITGDGYMPQGDVRDGEDQPIPPEQLPPPLRQCLQVGMLCNDSELEQKDKIWGVVGDPTEGALLVAARKIGFNRVDLNRTYPRLDSIPFESEYQYMATLNRVEGDRAAIYVKGSTEAIVSRCQQVLAADGSTHPIDPQYIFEQVEHMASRGLRVLSFAYKPAQGQTVDHDDIQTGLIFLGLQGMIDPPRAEAIAAVKACKSAGIQVKMITGDHQVTASAIAKRMRLSDRDTILSFTGKDLTEMDAQALANAVQDGTVFARVAPEQKLRLVEALQARGHVVAMTGDGVNDAPALKQADIGIAMGKAGTEVAKEAADMVLTDDNFASIEAAVEEGRAVFRNLMKAIAFILPVNGGESMTILLSVLMGRGDILPILSLQVLWLNMVNSIAMTVPLAFEPKSYNLMNREPRLPNEPLLSKNLLKRIALISVFNWILIFGMFEWVRYNASGFGWIPSDLGSDEAVDYTLAIARTMAIQALVAGRIIYLLSISQFWHTVMAKLQGLSVPLGDVSALSYGIIAAVVLQVVFSQWDVMNFLFRTAPLQWDQWLICAGVALPIVAVSLLANYLNPQN; translated from the coding sequence GTGGCAAAACAATCTGCCCAAGCTCGACTACCTCAACATCAGCAAACCTGGCATGATCTCAGTCTTCCGACGATTGTGGATCACCTTAAACTAGATGTGAATGTAGGGCTTACGTCCCAAGAAGCTGAAAAACGCTTGGAACAGTATGGCCCCAATGAGCTTAAGGCTAAGTCGGGAAAGCATCCCATCTTGCTATTTCTCCTGCAGTTTAATCAACCACTTCTGTACATTTTGCTGATAGCTGGTTTGATCAAGGCATTCTTGGGGCAGTGGGTGAATGCCGGTGTTATCTGGGGCGTAACGGTGATTAACGCCATCATCGGTTTTGTCCAGGAATCTAAAGCAGAAAGTGCGATCGCTGCCCTAGCATCGGCCGTGGAAACCGATGCCATGATTCGCCGTGATGGACAAAGTATTCAAGTATCCTCCAAAGATTTGGTACCAGGTGACTTGGTGCTGCTGACGTCTGGAGATAAAGTACCAGCCGATCTCAGACTGGTGCGTTGCCGTAATCTTCAGGTTAATGAGTCTGCCTTGACAGGTGAATCTGTAGCCGTGGAAAAACAGGCGGGGGAGAGCGTATCTCCCTTAGCTGAGGATACGCCCCTGGCTGAACGGCTGAACATGGCCTATGCCGGTAGTTTTGTTACCTTTGGCCAGGGAGAAGGGATTGTCGTTGCCACGGGGAGCAATACCGAAACCGGTCGGATCTCAAAGCTGATGGAGGAATATACCTCCTTAATGACCCCCCTAACCCGTAAGTTCGATCGCTTTAGCAAAACCCTGCTCTACGCTATTTTAGCTGTGGCTGTCTTTACCTTTGTGGTGGGGTTAGGCTATGGTAATTCCCCGATCCAGATGTTTGAAGCGGCGATCGCCCTAGCTGTGAGTGCAATTCCAGAGGGGCTGCCAGCCGTGGTCACCATTACCCTGGCGATTGGGGTTTCCCGGATGGCTCGCCGCAACGCTATTGTTCGCAAACTGCCGGCGGTGGAAACTCTGGGCAGTGCAACGGTGATCTGTTCTGATAAAACCGGCACGCTAACCGAAAATCAGATGACGGTACAGATGGTGTTTGCCGGGGGGCATCACTACTACATCACCGGAGATGGCTACATGCCTCAGGGGGACGTGCGGGATGGCGAAGACCAACCGATTCCACCTGAGCAGCTACCGCCGCCGCTGCGTCAATGCTTGCAGGTAGGCATGTTATGTAATGATTCTGAGCTAGAGCAAAAAGATAAGATTTGGGGCGTGGTTGGGGATCCTACGGAAGGGGCTCTGCTGGTGGCTGCTCGCAAGATTGGTTTTAATCGAGTAGATTTAAACCGAACCTATCCGCGATTAGATAGTATTCCCTTCGAGTCTGAGTACCAGTATATGGCGACGCTCAATCGGGTGGAGGGGGATAGGGCAGCGATCTATGTGAAGGGATCGACGGAGGCAATTGTATCGCGCTGCCAACAGGTTTTGGCTGCCGATGGATCGACTCATCCCATTGATCCGCAGTACATTTTTGAGCAGGTCGAGCATATGGCCTCTCGGGGTCTACGAGTGCTGTCGTTTGCCTATAAACCAGCTCAGGGGCAAACTGTCGATCACGATGATATTCAAACAGGATTAATATTTCTTGGACTCCAGGGCATGATCGATCCGCCGCGAGCAGAAGCGATCGCCGCCGTGAAGGCCTGTAAATCAGCAGGCATCCAGGTGAAGATGATCACGGGGGATCATCAGGTCACGGCCTCAGCGATCGCCAAACGGATGCGCCTTAGCGATCGAGACACGATTTTATCCTTTACGGGCAAAGATCTGACGGAGATGGATGCCCAAGCGCTAGCCAATGCTGTTCAAGATGGAACGGTTTTTGCCCGAGTTGCGCCGGAACAAAAGCTACGTCTGGTTGAAGCGCTGCAGGCACGCGGGCATGTGGTGGCTATGACTGGAGATGGGGTGAATGATGCGCCGGCGCTCAAGCAAGCAGATATTGGCATCGCTATGGGTAAGGCAGGGACGGAGGTGGCTAAGGAAGCTGCGGACATGGTGCTGACGGATGATAACTTTGCCTCCATTGAAGCAGCCGTGGAAGAGGGGCGAGCTGTTTTCCGTAATCTGATGAAAGCGATCGCCTTTATCTTACCGGTGAATGGTGGTGAGTCGATGACCATCTTGTTAAGCGTGCTCATGGGACGGGGAGATATCTTGCCGATTCTATCCCTGCAGGTGCTGTGGCTGAATATGGTTAACTCGATTGCCATGACAGTCCCCCTAGCCTTTGAGCCTAAGTCCTATAACCTGATGAACCGCGAGCCGCGCCTTCCCAATGAACCTCTGCTTTCGAAAAACTTGCTTAAACGGATTGCTCTCATATCCGTTTTTAACTGGATTTTGATCTTTGGCATGTTTGAATGGGTACGCTACAACGCTAGCGGCTTCGGCTGGATTCCCAGTGATTTAGGTAGTGATGAGGCGGTAGACTATACCTTAGCGATCGCCCGCACGATGGCCATTCAGGCTTTGGTGGCAGGACGAATTATTTATCTATTAAGCATTAGTCAATTTTGGCATACCGTCATGGCTAAACTTCAAGGTCTCTCAGTTCCCCTAGGTGACGTATCTGCCCTAAGCTATGGCATCATCGCGGCTGTGGTTTTGCAAGTCGTCTTCAGTCAATGGGACGTGATGAACTTTTTGTTTAGAACGGCTCCTCTCCAATGGGATCAATGGTTAATTTGTGCAGGTGTGGCCCTGCCTATTGTGGCTGTTTCGCTCCTAGCTAATTATCTCAACCCTCAAAACTGA
- a CDS encoding PAS domain S-box protein, whose translation MHKLPRFPLRLVFIVPFVVQVAGVVLLVGYLSYKSGQRSVNTLADQLITEMGDRIEQTLDTYFSVPTLMTEMNAVLLRQGRLDGYDLTMMEQHFVEQLQISTQLSSLAIANEDGEFLAVERPQSNALVIRRLDADSPNREFYRYSANAAGQQLALEEVRQNYDPHNDPPGDPWYGRARNVEQGIWTLTITLSMGADQPILQVVRFLPFYDSERRFQGVLGASVYLTQVGEFLQHLNADSHGQVFLIEPNGLLVATSSQDVPFDDTPQERLDDNVAVLPRRLLATQSPDPLTAATAQLITDQNLDLSQIRQSQRLTLDWHQKRYFVQVIPLQGDLNWLSIVVLPESNFMNEIHSNVRRTILLCILALISTVGIGIYTTQRLTRSLLRLTRTAQALSAGDRKQSLPTSQIIEVDSLATALRQLGVDLQRADEHRLTYEQNLAEQVASKTAALKESEATLNDILNSAPGAITTMRQLTDLTWITGYRSAGYEQVFGYAVEELAADPGLWLSRVVPEDRGQPITPETDLTTLPASRTLEYRFRHKDGDLRWISSTQATRWDESTQYMTVTIIEYDITARKQAELALIQSEERFREISESSPANIYIIVRRVDGSFYFEHMSRAIEVIHEISVEATLEDAGVILKCIHPEDLASYLAAVQASLETLQPFRHEWRIINPSGKIRWVQGSSRPLLRENGEIAWYGVVTDISDRKQAEAQVKEKEAFLRSIYDGIENGIFVLDVTDDGDFRFIAFNPYLQRMTGLSEAELIGKTPQEAQIPVWDVVTQHYQTCLEVGHSIAYEEQIVLNHQETVWYTTLTPFRREEDQRIYRIIGTSLDITDSKRAEADLQRKTEELDRFFSVALDLLCIASLDGTFLRLNCQWEETLGYGLDELEGSNFLQYVHPDDLDNTLSVLSQLSDQQPVLNFVNRYRCRDGSYRWIEWRSHPVGNLAYAAARDISDRKQAEQSLEQARDAAEEANQAKSTFLATMSHELRTPLNIILGFTQLMERDRTLSPDNQERVSFIRNSGTHLLQLINEVLDLSKIESGQMVLTSESCNLYELLQSIWGSLQLRTRQQGIKMILQISPEVPRKVFTDAKRLNQILINLLDNAIKFTPQGQVSLSVTLAPSDSDLSKPSTESKLESTLQTLRCVHLCFTVTDTGVGIASEDLELIFDAFSQAEAGKKALEGTGLGLSISRRLAQLMDGEITVSSTLGVGSTFQVILPIQF comes from the coding sequence ATGCATAAACTCCCACGATTTCCCCTGCGCCTTGTGTTCATCGTGCCTTTTGTGGTGCAGGTTGCGGGAGTTGTGCTCCTAGTTGGCTATCTCTCCTATAAAAGTGGACAGCGATCAGTCAATACGTTAGCAGATCAACTGATCACAGAGATGGGCGATCGCATCGAGCAAACTCTAGATACTTACTTTTCAGTACCAACTCTGATGACAGAGATGAATGCGGTTTTGCTGCGTCAAGGCCGTTTAGATGGCTACGACCTGACGATGATGGAGCAACATTTTGTCGAACAACTTCAGATCTCAACTCAGCTCAGCTCCTTAGCGATCGCCAATGAAGATGGAGAATTTTTAGCTGTTGAGCGTCCTCAGTCCAATGCTTTGGTAATTCGTAGACTAGATGCCGACTCCCCCAACCGCGAGTTTTACAGGTATTCAGCCAACGCAGCAGGGCAACAGTTAGCGTTGGAAGAGGTACGGCAAAATTATGATCCCCACAACGATCCTCCAGGTGATCCTTGGTATGGCAGAGCCCGTAATGTGGAGCAGGGAATCTGGACGCTAACAATTACTCTATCTATGGGAGCTGACCAGCCCATTCTCCAAGTTGTGAGGTTTCTACCCTTTTATGACTCGGAGAGACGATTTCAAGGGGTACTAGGGGCAAGTGTCTACCTAACGCAGGTAGGAGAATTTTTGCAGCATCTCAACGCCGACAGTCACGGGCAAGTTTTTTTAATAGAGCCTAATGGTCTGCTGGTGGCTACATCGTCCCAGGACGTCCCTTTTGACGACACACCCCAAGAACGACTAGATGACAATGTAGCGGTGCTACCTCGACGTTTACTGGCAACCCAAAGCCCAGATCCTCTGACTGCTGCCACGGCCCAGTTAATCACTGATCAGAATCTTGACCTCAGTCAGATAAGACAAAGCCAGCGGCTGACTCTAGATTGGCATCAAAAACGATACTTTGTGCAAGTCATTCCCCTCCAAGGTGACCTCAACTGGCTAAGTATTGTGGTGCTGCCCGAATCAAACTTTATGAACGAGATTCACAGCAATGTTCGCCGCACGATCCTGCTCTGTATCTTAGCTTTAATCAGCACAGTGGGCATTGGCATCTATACTACTCAACGCTTGACGCGATCGCTTCTCCGCTTAACTCGAACTGCACAGGCGTTGAGTGCAGGCGATCGCAAGCAATCATTGCCAACCAGTCAAATCATCGAAGTAGATAGCTTAGCTACAGCACTTCGCCAGTTAGGGGTTGACCTGCAGCGGGCGGACGAACACCGGCTCACCTACGAGCAAAACTTAGCGGAACAGGTGGCTAGCAAGACGGCAGCCTTGAAAGAGAGTGAAGCCACGCTCAACGACATTTTAAATAGTGCGCCAGGGGCAATTACAACCATGCGTCAGCTTACCGACCTAACCTGGATAACGGGTTATCGTTCTGCAGGCTACGAGCAGGTGTTTGGGTATGCAGTGGAGGAACTGGCCGCAGATCCAGGTCTATGGCTGTCGCGAGTGGTTCCAGAGGATAGAGGGCAGCCTATTACCCCAGAAACAGACTTGACAACCTTGCCCGCAAGCCGCACCCTCGAATATCGGTTTCGGCACAAAGATGGAGATTTGCGCTGGATTTCTAGCACCCAAGCAACACGCTGGGATGAATCTACACAATATATGACAGTCACTATCATTGAATATGACATCACGGCGCGCAAACAAGCCGAGCTAGCCTTGATACAGAGTGAGGAGCGGTTTAGAGAGATTTCCGAGTCATCACCGGCTAATATTTATATTATTGTGCGACGGGTAGATGGTTCATTTTATTTTGAACATATGAGCCGTGCTATTGAAGTAATTCATGAAATCTCTGTTGAAGCAACTCTTGAGGATGCTGGCGTTATTTTAAAGTGCATCCATCCCGAAGATCTGGCTAGCTATCTTGCGGCAGTGCAGGCCAGCCTAGAAACACTGCAACCCTTTCGCCATGAGTGGAGGATTATCAATCCATCAGGTAAAATTCGGTGGGTTCAGGGTAGCTCTCGCCCTTTGCTTCGGGAGAATGGTGAGATAGCTTGGTATGGTGTGGTTACAGATATTAGCGATCGCAAGCAGGCTGAAGCTCAAGTTAAAGAAAAAGAGGCCTTCCTACGCAGTATTTATGACGGTATTGAGAACGGTATTTTTGTGCTCGATGTCACAGATGATGGTGATTTTCGATTCATTGCATTTAACCCTTATCTGCAACGGATGACAGGACTGTCTGAAGCGGAGTTGATCGGGAAAACTCCGCAAGAGGCACAAATTCCAGTCTGGGACGTCGTAACGCAGCATTATCAAACATGTTTAGAAGTAGGGCACTCTATTGCCTATGAAGAACAGATCGTGCTCAACCATCAGGAAACGGTTTGGTATACAACCCTAACTCCTTTTCGAAGGGAGGAGGATCAAAGAATCTATCGGATCATTGGCACGAGTCTCGACATTACCGATAGCAAACGGGCGGAGGCAGATCTACAGCGCAAAACGGAAGAGCTTGATCGTTTTTTCTCCGTTGCCCTGGATCTTCTCTGCATTGCCAGTTTAGACGGAACCTTCCTGCGCCTCAATTGCCAATGGGAAGAAACCCTAGGCTATGGCTTGGATGAGCTAGAAGGCAGTAATTTTCTCCAGTATGTCCATCCTGATGACTTAGATAATACATTATCCGTTCTCTCGCAGTTATCTGATCAGCAACCTGTTTTAAATTTTGTCAATCGCTATCGCTGTCGCGATGGATCCTACCGCTGGATTGAGTGGCGATCGCATCCTGTTGGTAATCTTGCCTACGCCGCTGCACGAGATATTAGCGATCGCAAGCAGGCTGAACAAAGCCTAGAACAGGCTAGGGATGCAGCCGAGGAAGCTAATCAAGCCAAGAGTACGTTCCTGGCTACCATGAGTCATGAGCTGCGCACGCCTCTCAATATTATTTTGGGGTTCACTCAACTGATGGAGCGCGATCGCACCCTCAGTCCCGACAATCAAGAGCGGGTTAGTTTTATCCGTAACAGCGGCACCCATCTACTGCAGCTGATCAATGAAGTATTAGATTTATCAAAAATTGAGTCGGGTCAGATGGTTTTGACCTCCGAATCATGTAACCTATATGAGTTACTACAGTCCATTTGGGGCAGCCTACAGCTCCGCACCCGGCAACAGGGCATCAAGATGATCCTACAGATCTCACCCGAGGTTCCCCGGAAAGTATTCACCGATGCCAAACGACTGAATCAGATTCTGATCAATCTTTTGGATAATGCGATCAAGTTTACACCCCAAGGCCAAGTTTCCTTATCCGTTACGTTAGCACCTTCTGACTCAGATCTATCTAAACCATCGACGGAGTCTAAGCTGGAGTCTACGCTACAGACATTACGCTGTGTTCACCTTTGCTTTACGGTTACAGATACGGGTGTAGGCATCGCATCTGAGGATCTAGAGCTGATTTTTGACGCTTTTTCCCAAGCAGAGGCAGGAAAAAAAGCCCTAGAAGGTACCGGACTTGGTCTCTCTATCAGTCGTCGTTTAGCCCAACTGATGGACGGAGAGATTACGGTTAGCAGTACGCTTGGAGTAGGCAGCACCTTCCAGGTTATCTTGCCCATTCAGTTTTGA
- a CDS encoding lysophospholipase: MADYPTHILFSQHGLTDTNQTMRALAQRLAGVQMHVVAPNLGYVRTLWHMQPLLNTIEQAAQDAFRRYPDPPVRIVATSLGGVLWVELLSQHPEWWPRIESLVLLGAPIGGSDFARMVDPFGWGIGIAKHLGQNRRDLAEAIAATIPTLVVAGHTSGGRDGTVPIEATKLNHAHFVCLEGVTHPQLRHHPKVVQTIQDFWAQPRSPLPLVTSRIMQLIDQFRRVPGMTDTSTRYFAQATPVCTFVDGITLRTWRNPMGVDYLFIANAHGQCTYAGFVGWMHAAELRQALRQVQAS, encoded by the coding sequence ATGGCAGATTATCCAACCCATATTCTCTTTTCCCAGCATGGGCTCACAGACACCAACCAAACGATGCGGGCCTTAGCCCAGCGGTTGGCAGGAGTACAGATGCATGTTGTTGCCCCTAACCTAGGGTATGTGCGCACGCTATGGCACATGCAGCCCCTGCTAAACACGATTGAGCAAGCCGCTCAGGATGCCTTCCGCCGCTATCCGGATCCTCCCGTGCGGATTGTGGCCACCTCTCTAGGTGGTGTGCTTTGGGTCGAGCTGTTGTCCCAGCATCCAGAATGGTGGCCGCGCATCGAGTCGCTGGTGCTTTTGGGTGCGCCCATTGGCGGCTCGGATTTTGCCCGCATGGTGGATCCCTTTGGGTGGGGGATTGGTATTGCCAAGCATCTGGGTCAAAATCGTCGGGACTTGGCAGAAGCGATCGCGGCGACGATTCCTACCTTAGTTGTGGCAGGGCATACCAGCGGCGGGCGCGATGGCACGGTGCCCATTGAAGCCACGAAATTAAATCACGCCCATTTTGTCTGTCTAGAGGGCGTCACCCATCCCCAGCTTCGTCACCATCCCAAGGTGGTTCAGACCATTCAAGATTTTTGGGCCCAGCCGCGATCGCCCCTACCGCTGGTCACTAGTCGAATCATGCAGTTGATTGACCAATTTCGCCGTGTGCCTGGCATGACGGATACCAGCACTCGATATTTTGCCCAGGCGACGCCGGTCTGCACCTTTGTCGATGGCATCACCCTGCGCACCTGGAGAAACCCTATGGGCGTAGATTATCTCTTCATTGCCAATGCCCATGGGCAATGTACCTATGCTGGTTTCGTCGGCTGGATGCATGCTGCAGAACTACGCCAAGCTCTTCGGCAAGTTCAAGCATCTTAA
- a CDS encoding glutathione S-transferase family protein, with protein sequence MLTFYYHPLSPFARRVWIALLEKGLAFEPVVVNLNGDQFQPEFLSLNPFHHVPVLVDGSLRILESLAILDYLEAQYPTPSLVPQSPEAIAKMRMVQMVATNELMSQLPPWVLNPEPTQATEELQRILTFLSEQLGDAPFFGGDGISLADITVGTVLPLLHRLGLDFNDYPAIATWYHQITARPTWDETNPDDASFAIWKRWVSLKIKRRQQQIARAS encoded by the coding sequence ATGCTGACGTTTTACTACCATCCCCTGTCCCCCTTTGCCCGCCGCGTTTGGATTGCCCTTCTCGAAAAAGGACTTGCCTTCGAGCCCGTTGTAGTGAACCTCAATGGCGATCAGTTTCAGCCCGAGTTTCTGTCCCTCAATCCCTTTCACCATGTACCAGTCCTCGTCGATGGTTCCTTGCGCATTCTGGAATCTCTAGCGATTTTGGACTATCTAGAAGCCCAGTATCCAACCCCATCACTGGTACCCCAATCTCCAGAAGCGATCGCTAAGATGCGCATGGTGCAGATGGTTGCCACCAATGAGCTGATGTCCCAGCTACCTCCATGGGTGCTCAATCCTGAACCAACTCAGGCCACCGAGGAGCTACAGCGGATCCTGACATTCTTATCTGAGCAGTTGGGCGATGCTCCCTTCTTCGGAGGTGACGGGATCTCTTTAGCCGATATCACCGTTGGCACCGTACTTCCATTACTGCACCGGCTAGGGTTGGATTTCAACGACTATCCAGCGATCGCCACCTGGTATCATCAAATTACCGCTCGCCCCACATGGGATGAAACAAATCCGGATGATGCATCGTTTGCGATCTGGAAACGCTGGGTATCGTTGAAGATTAAACGTCGCCAGCAACAGATAGCCCGAGCGTCTTAG
- a CDS encoding TetR/AcrR family transcriptional regulator — translation MAKAAETKLTIIRQAADVFNQQGYAGSSMADIMQATGLKKGGIYNHFASKDELAIAAFEFAVHQVSRRYIQVLKDHRGAIARLKAVVHTFVTNLDDPPIQGGCPLLNTAIESDDTHPILRQRVQAAMDEWRKLIRRIVEKGVAAGDLQPEIQADGVATLLIATLEGALMLTQLYGDRIHLQRVQAHLNDYIDQLQRS, via the coding sequence ATGGCAAAAGCTGCAGAAACCAAATTGACGATCATCCGGCAAGCAGCGGATGTGTTTAACCAGCAGGGCTATGCAGGCTCGTCCATGGCGGACATTATGCAGGCAACCGGGCTGAAAAAAGGCGGTATTTACAACCACTTTGCCAGCAAAGACGAGTTGGCGATCGCTGCCTTTGAGTTTGCAGTTCACCAAGTTAGCCGCCGCTATATCCAGGTTCTGAAAGACCATCGAGGGGCGATCGCCCGTCTCAAGGCTGTCGTTCATACCTTTGTGACCAACCTAGATGATCCACCCATTCAAGGGGGTTGCCCATTGCTCAACACCGCCATCGAGAGTGATGACACCCACCCGATCCTGCGCCAGCGGGTGCAGGCCGCCATGGACGAGTGGCGTAAGCTGATCCGTCGGATTGTGGAAAAAGGGGTGGCGGCAGGAGATCTGCAGCCAGAGATCCAAGCTGATGGAGTGGCGACGTTGCTGATCGCCACCCTCGAAGGAGCCCTGATGCTCACCCAGCTCTACGGCGATCGCATTCATCTGCAGCGAGTCCAGGCGCACTTGAACGACTATATCGATCAGTTGCAGCGGTCTTGA